One window of Candidatus Palauibacter australiensis genomic DNA carries:
- a CDS encoding type II toxin-antitoxin system prevent-host-death family antitoxin codes for MREISYFKARRNLAALMDQVVDDCEPILIRRRGKEPVALVAADELTSWMETAYLLRSPANARHLRESIASIERGEGVVVDVDELAKRLGLEDE; via the coding sequence ATGAGGGAGATCAGCTATTTCAAGGCACGCCGGAACCTGGCGGCGTTGATGGACCAGGTCGTTGACGATTGCGAGCCGATTCTGATACGTCGGCGCGGCAAGGAACCGGTCGCGCTCGTCGCGGCCGACGAACTCACGTCCTGGATGGAGACCGCCTACCTGCTCCGCTCCCCGGCAAACGCCCGGCACCTCCGCGAGTCCATTGCCTCCATCGAACGCGGTGAGGGCGTAGTCGTCGATGTCGACGAACTCGCCAAGCGGCTCGGCCTTGAGGACGAATAA